GAAAGGCAGTTGCCGAACGAGGCAGGATAGAAAGGGGACGTGCTTCCGAGATTACCCGCTGCGGCCACGACCAAAGCCCCCTTGAGGTGGGCATAGTCGCAAGCCTGTTCGATCTCGTAGGAGGGGAAGGGGCTGCCGAGGCTCAGGTTGATCACCTTGGCCCCCGCATCGGCGGCATAGCGGATGCCATCCGCCACGTCGGCGTTGAACATGGAATGGTCGCCCACCCGCACGGGCAGGACCTTGCAGCCAGGTGCCGCCCCACTGATGCCGATGGCGTTGTTGGCCACGGCGGCAGCGATGCCCGCCACGTGCGTGCCGTGCCCCACCGCATCACGAGGGTCGTTGTCCCCGTCCACGATGTCGATGCCCCCTGCGCGGATGTTGGCGGCCAGGTCCGGGTGCGTGGTGTCGACGCCGGAATCGACGATGGCAATCACCACACTGGCCGCCCCAAAGCGCTGCGGCAAGTCCCAGGCAGCCGGCAGGCCCACCTTGGCGACGCCCCACTGCTCCGACAACCGCGGGTCGCTCGGGTTCACGGTCGGC
This sequence is a window from Candidatus Sericytochromatia bacterium. Protein-coding genes within it:
- a CDS encoding S8 family serine peptidase, with protein sequence MLRKALLAAAIALTGCAVLPVPILAPGFFLEPEATGLQAPGADEPASRVRGYGLATLGARELIVRFVAGAVHKKPSRGTFKKRLRSGAQVYQLDSEADLRAVLEELWVDPDVEQAEPNVACKPTVNPSDPRLSEQWGVAKVGLPAAWDLPQRFGAASVVIAIVDSGVDTTHPDLAANIRAGGIDIVDGDNDPRDAVGHGTHVAGIAAAVANNAIGISGAAPGCKVLPVRVGDHSMFNADVADGIRYAADAGAKVINLSLGSPFPSYEIEQACDYAHLKGALVVAAAGNLGSTSPFYPASFGNCLSVGATASDDARATFSNYGRTVEPPRALASSAPSRVYRRRAGGPRMVMC